In one window of Arachis ipaensis cultivar K30076 chromosome B06, Araip1.1, whole genome shotgun sequence DNA:
- the LOC107645200 gene encoding uncharacterized protein LOC107645200 isoform X3 → MAASNSIRLRRTLRAISSLHRSFSSSAATSAPPISLAIRRVLPSAPPAPAPAPWLSRSFRSSSISLWSNISSSASNIPDEMTPTIYCSRAATATTGSSAWTSPETTNPPPKKWSRHQCGGGKAENLRLRYHYLLHWLSSCYV, encoded by the exons ATGGCCGCCTCCAATTCGATTCGCCTCCGTCGCACCCTCAGGGCTATCTCCTCCCTCCACCGCTCCTTCTCCTCTTCAGCCGCCACCTCTGCGCCACCAATTTCCCTCGCCATTCGCCGCGTCCTTCCCTCAGCTCCTCCAGCCCCAGCACCAGCACCTTGGCTGTCCCGTTCATTCAGGTCGTCGTCCATATCGCTTTGGTCGAACATATCATCGTCGGCGTCCAACATCCCCGACGAAATGACCCCGACGATATACTGTTCGAGGGCTGCGACTGCCACCACTGGCTCTTCGGCATGGACTTCCCCGGAGACAACAAACCCTCCCCCGAAGAAATGGTCTCGGCATCAG TGTGGAGGAGGCAAAGCAGAAAATCTACGCCTGCGGTACCACTACCTACTACACTGGCTTTCAAGCTGTTATGTCTGA
- the LOC107645200 gene encoding uncharacterized protein LOC107645200 isoform X2: MAASNSIRLRRTLRAISSLHRSFSSSAATSAPPISLAIRRVLPSAPPAPAPAPWLSRSFRSSSISLWSNISSSASNIPDEMTPTIYCSRAATATTGSSAWTSPETTNPPPKKWSRHQCGGGKAENLRLRYHYLLHWLSSCYV, from the exons ATGGCCGCCTCCAATTCGATTCGCCTCCGTCGCACCCTCAGGGCTATCTCCTCCCTCCACCGCTCCTTCTCCTCTTCAGCCGCCACCTCTGCGCCACCAATTTCCCTCGCCATTCGCCGCGTCCTTCCCTCAGCTCCTCCAGCCCCAGCACCAGCACCTTGGCTGTCCCGTTCATTCAGGTCGTCGTCCATATCGCTTTGGTCGAACATATCATCGTCGGCGTCCAACATCCCCGACGAAATGACCCCGACGATATACTGTTCGAGGGCTGCGACTGCCACCACTGGCTCTTCGGCATGGACTTCCCCGGAGACAACAAACCCTCCCCCGAAGAAATGGTCTCGGCATcag TGTGGAGGAGGCAAAGCAGAAAATCTACGCCTGCGGTACCACTACCTACTACACTGGCTTTCAAGCTGTTATGTCTGA
- the LOC107645200 gene encoding multiple organellar RNA editing factor 1, mitochondrial-like isoform X1 — MAASNSIRLRRTLRAISSLHRSFSSSAATSAPPISLAIRRVLPSAPPAPAPAPWLSRSFRSSSISLWSNISSSASNIPDEMTPTIYCSRAATATTGSSAWTSPETTNPPPKKCVEEAKQKIYACGTTTYYTGFQAVMSEEESKKFESICCNRTSWSHLCAPRCLY, encoded by the exons ATGGCCGCCTCCAATTCGATTCGCCTCCGTCGCACCCTCAGGGCTATCTCCTCCCTCCACCGCTCCTTCTCCTCTTCAGCCGCCACCTCTGCGCCACCAATTTCCCTCGCCATTCGCCGCGTCCTTCCCTCAGCTCCTCCAGCCCCAGCACCAGCACCTTGGCTGTCCCGTTCATTCAGGTCGTCGTCCATATCGCTTTGGTCGAACATATCATCGTCGGCGTCCAACATCCCCGACGAAATGACCCCGACGATATACTGTTCGAGGGCTGCGACTGCCACCACTGGCTCTTCGGCATGGACTTCCCCGGAGACAACAAACCCTCCCCCGAAGAAATG TGTGGAGGAGGCAAAGCAGAAAATCTACGCCTGCGGTACCACTACCTACTACACTGGCTTTCAAGCTGTTATGTCTGAAGAAGAATCCAAGAAATTTGAAAGTATTTGTTGTAACAGAACTTCCTGGAGTCATCTCTGTGCTCCCAGATGCCTATATTGA